The DNA segment GAAGAGCCTCGAGGCGAATTACGGCACCGTCAACGGCGCCTCGGCGGCGACGATCCTCGGCGACGGCCTCGTCGCCCTGATCCTGGATATCGACTCCATGCTGCGGCTCGCCGCGTCCGGCGGCCGGGCCTTCCAATCTGACCTCAAGATGGCTGGATGACCATGACCCTCCAACTCGGCGAAAAGCATTTCTCGTCCCCGCAGCCGGAATCGGCGGCGCGCCGGATCGTGACCTTCAAGGTCGGCGAGCGCACCTTCGGCATCGATGTCGGGATGGTGCGTGAGATCAAGGGCTGGCAGGCGACGACGCCGCTGCCGCACGCAGCCCCGCATGTGCGCGGCGTGCTCAACCTGCGCGGCGTGATCCTGGCGGTCTACGACCTGCGTACCGCGATCGGGCTCGGCGCCACCGACGCCACCGCGACCCATGTCATCGTCGTCGTCGACGTCGCGGACAAGACGGCGGGCCTGCTGGTCGACTCGGTTTCCGACATCGTCGACGTGCCGGTCTCCGCCGTGCGCCCGGCGCCCGATCTCGAACGCGACGAGCGCGGCCTGATCGAGGGCCTCGTCCTGCTGGAAAGCGACATCGTCGCGCTGCTCGACCTCGCGGCGGTGATCCGCGACGGCGGCGCGGAGGCCCAGCCCAGGACCAGCCGGGCCGCCTGACCTTCTAAAAGACCAGCCCGAGCGTAGCGTCGAGAAGCGGGCGAAAACCGGAAACGATCGAACCCCATGGGCAGCGCGCTCGGCCCCTTCTCCCGCCTCACGGTCAGCCAACCGCTCATCGCCGCCGGCTCGGCCGGGCTCGCCGGCGGCTTCATGTCCTATGCGGCCTTCGCCGGCGCGCCTGCCCTGGGCGCGGCCGGCATCGCCGCTGTCGCGCTCATCGGTGGGCTCGCTGCCTGGGGCGCGGCCCGCCCGCTCGCGCATGCCGCCGCCGCCGCCGCCCGCCTCGCGGAAGGCGCCGAGACCCCGCTTCCCGAGGCGGCCGGCTCCGGAGAGGGCGCGGAGCTTGCGCGCGCGCTCGCGACCATCCGCGAACAGGGGCAGGAGGCGCAGCGCCTGCGCGCGGCGCTCGACCAGGGCCGGGCCAATGTCATGGTCTGCGATCCCGAGGGCCGCGTGGTCTATGTCAGCAAGGGACTGCTGCGCTTCTTCGGCGAGGCGCAGGAGGATTTTCGCGCTGCCTTTCCGGGCTGCTCCGCCAAGGACATGCTGGAGCGGGTCATGGAACGCGTTCGGGCCGAGCATCGCCCGCTCGGGACGGAGCCGATGCGCCTGACGCTCGGCCGCCGCAGCCTCTGCCTGACCCTGACGGCGATCGCCCGTGAGGACGGTCGCGGCCTCGGCACCGCCGTGGAATGGCGGGAAGTGACCGGCGAAAGCGCGCTCGTGGCCGAGATCGCGGCCCTGGTCGAGGCGGCCGAAGCCGGCGATTTCTCGAAGCGCGTGAAGGCGGATGGCGGGCCGGCGGCGCTGAAGGCTGCGCTCGGTGGCCTGAACCGGATCAACGTGCTGATCGAAAGCGCGCTCGGCCAGATGGAAGAGGCCGTGACCGGGCTCACGGACGGCGATTTCGGCCGGCGCGTCGGCGGGCCTTATCAAGGCAGCCTCGGGCGGCTGCGGGAGGCGCTGGACGGTGCGCTCGACCGCCTGGCCGAGACCTTCGAGACGATCCGCGCCGGCGCCGGTGAGATGTCGCAGACGGCGGCCGAGGCCGATGCCGCGACCGCCGATCTCGCGGAGCGCACCGGGCGGGCGGCCGCCGATCTCGGCGAGGTCGCGACGGCGGCCGAGGCGGTCGCTGCCTCGATCGGGCTGAGCAGTGCCCGCAGCCGCGAGGCGGGCGTGCTCGCCGGCGAGACGATGAGCGTCGCGCAGCAGGGGCAGGGCGTCGTCACCCGTGCGGTCGACGCGATCGAGCGGATCGAAACCACCTCTGTGAAGATCTCCGAGATCGTCGGCGTGATCGACGAGATCGCCTTCCAGACCAACCTGCTCGCGCTCAATGCCGCCGTCGAGGCGGCGCGCGCCGGCGATGCCGGCAAGGGTTTCGCGGTCGTCGCCTCCGAGGTCCGCTCGCTGGCGCAGCGCTCGGCGCAGGCGGCCAAGGACATCAAGGGCCTGATCGCCGCCTCGAAAGGGCAGGTCGCCGAGGGCGTCGGCTTCGTCCGCGAGACCGGCACTGCGCTTGAGCGCATCCTCGCCGCCGCCGGCAAGGTCTCCGCGACCGTCTCCGAGATCGCCGCTGCCGCCGCCGAACAGGCGCAAGCGGCGGCCGAGACGGGCCGCGGCGTGGCGAAGATCGACAAGGGTACAAAACAGAATGCCGCTCTCGCCGGGCGCAACGCCGGGGCCATGGCAGCACTCGCCGCGCAGGCGGTGGCGCTGGAGGCCGCGTTCGCCGCTTTCGGCGGCGCCCGGATGCCGCGCCGGCCCATCGCGCCGGTTCCGGCCCCGCCGGCGCGGATCGCGCCGCAGCCACAGTTTCGACGTGCCGCCGCCGGCGGCCGCCTGGGAATTTGAGTCATGAGCAGAGCCGCATCCTCCCTCGCCTTCGCCCCGCGTCCGCCCGCCTCGGCCGACGTCACGTTGACGCGCGACGACATGAAGTTCATCGCGGCGCTGGTCTACGAGCAGGCCGGCATCGTCATCCGAGAGCACAAGGAGGCGATGACGCGCGGGCGGCTGGCGCGGCGGGTCAAGGCGCTCGGGCTCGCCTCCGTCGCGGAATACTGCGCCTTCCTCAAGACGCCGCAGGCGGCCGGCGAATTGCCGGAGCTGATCAACGCGCTGACCACCAACCACACCGCCTTTTTCCGCGAGCGCCATCATTTCGACCATCTGCGCAAGGACGTGATGCCGAAGCTGATCCAGAAGCGCGGGCGGATCCGCATCTGGTCGGCCGCCTGCTCCTCGGGCGAGGAGCCCTATACGATCGCCGCATCCTGCCGCGACGCGACCGGGCCGCGCGGCGACCTCGACCTCAGGATCCTGGCGACCGACATCGATACCGACATCCTGGCGCGGGCCGAGGCCGGCCTCTATCCGGCGGAGCTCTTCGAGCGCCTGCCGGCCGATGTCAGGCCGCTCATCAAGCTCGAGGGCGCGGGTGGGCGCGGCGAGGTGCGCATCGCCGAGGAGCTGCGCCGGATGATCGCCTTCAAGCGGCTGAACCTGATCGAGACCTGGCCGATGAAGGGGCCGTTCGACATGATCTTCTGCCGCAACGTCTTCATCTATTTCGACACGCAGACCAAGGCGTCGATCCTCGATCGTTTCGTGGCGCTGCTGGCGCCCGGCGGCTTCCTCTATCTCGGGCATTCGGAATCGCTGCCGCAGCCGCATCCGAAGCTGCGCCTGATCGGCCGCACCATCTACGAGAGGACCGCATGAGCGTCTCCCGGTCCTCCCGCCGCTATTTCGATCCGCGCTTCGGGGCGACGATCATTACCGTCGCGCCGGGCGAGCACCAGATCATCTCGGCCAAGGACGAGATCGTCGCGACCGTGCTCGGCTCCTGCATCTCGGTGTGCATGCGCGATCCCACGACCGGCATCGGCGGGCTCAACCATTTCCTGCTGCCGAAGAACAACGGCAGCGCCGATGCCAGCGCCGGCGAGCGCTATGGCGACACGGCGATGGAGGTGCTGATCAACGGCCTGATCAAGCGCGGGGTCAGGCGCCAGAACCTCGAGGCCAAGGTCTTCGGCGGGGCGCGCGTCCTCTCGGGCGCGACGATGCTGGCGATCGGCGACAACAACATCGCCTTCGTCACCGACTTCCTGAAGCGCGAGGGCATCCCGATCGTCTCCAAGGATGTCGGCGGCACGCGCTCGCGGCGCATCCACTACCAGCCCTCGACGGGGCGCGTCTGGGTCCAGCAGGTCCAGGCTTCGGCCCGCGACAGCGGCCGGGAGCAGGAAATCGCCTATCTCAACCGGCTCAAGAGCCAGCCTGTGGCGGGTGAGGTCGAAATCTTCTCATGAGCAGCGCAATGTCTTCCTCCGCTTCCGCCGCCGCACCGGTCAAGGTGCTGGTCGTCGACGATTCCGTGCTGATGCAGAAGCTGATGACGCAGATCATCGACTCCGCGCCGGGGTTCAAGGTGATCGGCGTCGCCGGCAGCGCGGAGGAGGGCTGGGACGCGATCCAGGAGCTGCGCCCCGATGTCGTCACCCTCGATCTCGAGCTGCCCGGCCGCCATGGCCTCAAGCTGCTCGCGCGCGTTCTCAAGCAGGACCCGCTGCCGGTGCTGATCGTCTCGGCCTTCGGGGGGCCGGGGGCCGACAACACCATCCAGGCGCTGGAGCTCGGCGCCATCGACTTCATCGAGAAGCCCGACGGCACGACCCATACGCTCGAAGGCTTCATGAAGCATCTCGTCGCCGCGCTGCAGCGCGCCGCGGGAAGCCGCAGGATGCTCACCTTCGCCCGCCAGATCGGGCAGGCCGCCGCACCCGCCCGCCCGGCGCCGCCTCCGCCGCCGGCACCGGCGCGCGCAGGCAGGGCCGCGCTGATCGCGATCGGCGCCTCGACCGGCGGCGTGCCGGCCGTGCAGACGGTGATGCGCGACCTCGCGCCGCTCAGGCTGCCGATCGTTGTCGTGCAGCACATGCCGGCGGGCTACACGGCGAAGTTCGCGGGCAGGCTCGCGATGGCGAGCGGGCTCGACGTCCGCGAGGCGGCCGAGGGCGACAGGCTCGAGCCCGGCATGGCCGTGGTCGCGCCCGGAGGCCTGCGCCATCTCGAGATCGAGGAGCGCCGCGGCGCCTTCGTCTGCACGCTGCGCGAGGGGCCGCCGGTCAGCGGCCATTCGCCCTCCGTCGACGTGATGTTCCATTCGGTGGCGAGGAGCGTCGGCGGCCATGCGGTCGGCATCCTGCTCACCGGCATGGGCCGCGACGGCGCAGATGGTTTGTTAGCCATGCGAAAAGCCGGCGCCGAGACGTTAATCCAAAGCGGGGAGACCTGCGTGGTAAACGGGATGCCGAAAGCGGCGTTCGAGATCGGGGCCGCCGACAGGGTGGTTCCGCTCGGCCAGATCGGCGCGGCGGTCGCGCAACTCGTCGGCGAGCGGCCGAAGCTGCGCACCGCGTAAGGAGCAAAACCATGTCAAAGGCCAGAAGCGAATACCGCATCCTGGTGGTCGACGACCAGAAGAGCATGCGCGGCCTGGCGACCTATTTCCTCAAGCAGATCGAGTTCCAGGACATCGACGAGGCCGAGAACGCCCGCGAGGCCCTGATGAAGATGCAGCAGAAGCGCTACGACCTCTTGCTGCTCGACTGGAACATGGAGGGGATGAGCGGCATCGACCTGCTGCGCGCCATCCGCTCGGTGCCGGAATTGAACCAGATCAAGATCATCATGGCGACCTCCGAGCGCTCGGTCGACAAGATGGACGAGGCGACCACCAACGGCGCCGACCATTACGTCGTGAAGCCCTATGAGCTGCGCGACCTCGAAGTGCGGGTGAAGAAGGTCCTCGCCTGCTGAGGCCTTCGGTCTCGCCATCGTGAAGGCAAGCCCCGCGCCGGCCGGCTGCGGGGCTTTTGGTTTTGGGGCATGATGCGCCCGTTCCATCGTCGGGCCGGAGGGAAGCCATGCAGCCGTCGCGTCGCCAGATCGTCGCCGGGATCGCCGGTGCCGCCGCCGGTTTCACTGCCCACAGGGCCGCGGCGCAGGCCCTCACGGGCGCCCATGCCTTCGGCTTCGACAGGCCGGGCGGCGAACGGCTGACGCTCGCCGATTATCGCGGCCGGCCGGTGCTCGTCGTCAACACCGCGACGCGCTGCGGCTATGCCGGGCAGATGGCGACGCTGGAACAGCTCTGGCAGCGCTACCAGGGGCGGGGGCTGATGCTGGTCGCCGTGCCGAGCAACGATTTCGGCGGGCAGGAGCCGCTGGACGGCGACGCCATCGCCGAGGCCGCCCGGGCAAGCCATGGCGCGACCTATGCCTTCGTCGAGAAGAGCGTGGTGCGCGGGCCGCAGGCGCACCCGTTCTACCGCTGGGCCGCCGCCGAGCGGCCCGGCGAGGCGCCGCGCTGGAACTTCCACAAATACCTGGTCGGGCGCGACGGCGCGCTGATCGGCGGCTTTCCGGCCGCGACCGATCCGCTCTCGCCCCAGCTCGTGCAGGCGATCGGGCGGGAGTTGCAGGCGGGGTGAGTTTCCTCGCCGGCACCCTTACGCCTTCGGGCGGAAGGCCGCGATCACGGCCGGGTCGGTCTCCAGCCTCGGCCCCTCGATCAGGTCGATGCAATAGGGGATCGCCGGCATCACCGCGTCGAGGCATTCGGCGATGGCGCGGGGCCGGCCGGGCAGGTTGACGATCAGCGTCCTGCCCCGGATACCCGCCGTCTGGCGCGAGAGGATCGCGGTCGGCACCTTGGCGAGGCTGACCTGGCGCATCAGCTCGCCGAAGCCGGGCATCGGCTTCTCGAGCACGTCCCCGGTCGCCTCCGGCGTGACGTCGCGCGGGGCCGGGCCGGTGCCGCCGGTGGTGACGACGAGGCAGCAGCCCTCGCGGTCGGAAAGCTCGCGCAGCGTTTCGGCGATCCGGCTGCGCTCGTCGGGGACGAGGCGCGTGACCGCCTCCCAGGGCGAGGCTAGGGCCCTGGCGAAATAAT comes from the Bosea sp. (in: a-proteobacteria) genome and includes:
- a CDS encoding protein-glutamate O-methyltransferase CheR; this translates as MSRAASSLAFAPRPPASADVTLTRDDMKFIAALVYEQAGIVIREHKEAMTRGRLARRVKALGLASVAEYCAFLKTPQAAGELPELINALTTNHTAFFRERHHFDHLRKDVMPKLIQKRGRIRIWSAACSSGEEPYTIAASCRDATGPRGDLDLRILATDIDTDILARAEAGLYPAELFERLPADVRPLIKLEGAGGRGEVRIAEELRRMIAFKRLNLIETWPMKGPFDMIFCRNVFIYFDTQTKASILDRFVALLAPGGFLYLGHSESLPQPHPKLRLIGRTIYERTA
- the mog gene encoding molybdopterin adenylyltransferase; this encodes MSKTARIGIVTVSDRAFAGVYADEGGPAIRDYFARALASPWEAVTRLVPDERSRIAETLRELSDREGCCLVVTTGGTGPAPRDVTPEATGDVLEKPMPGFGELMRQVSLAKVPTAILSRQTAGIRGRTLIVNLPGRPRAIAECLDAVMPAIPYCIDLIEGPRLETDPAVIAAFRPKA
- a CDS encoding response regulator, translating into MSKARSEYRILVVDDQKSMRGLATYFLKQIEFQDIDEAENAREALMKMQQKRYDLLLLDWNMEGMSGIDLLRAIRSVPELNQIKIIMATSERSVDKMDEATTNGADHYVVKPYELRDLEVRVKKVLAC
- a CDS encoding chemotaxis protein CheW: MTMTLQLGEKHFSSPQPESAARRIVTFKVGERTFGIDVGMVREIKGWQATTPLPHAAPHVRGVLNLRGVILAVYDLRTAIGLGATDATATHVIVVVDVADKTAGLLVDSVSDIVDVPVSAVRPAPDLERDERGLIEGLVLLESDIVALLDLAAVIRDGGAEAQPRTSRAA
- the cheB gene encoding chemotaxis-specific protein-glutamate methyltransferase CheB, which translates into the protein MSSSASAAAPVKVLVVDDSVLMQKLMTQIIDSAPGFKVIGVAGSAEEGWDAIQELRPDVVTLDLELPGRHGLKLLARVLKQDPLPVLIVSAFGGPGADNTIQALELGAIDFIEKPDGTTHTLEGFMKHLVAALQRAAGSRRMLTFARQIGQAAAPARPAPPPPPAPARAGRAALIAIGASTGGVPAVQTVMRDLAPLRLPIVVVQHMPAGYTAKFAGRLAMASGLDVREAAEGDRLEPGMAVVAPGGLRHLEIEERRGAFVCTLREGPPVSGHSPSVDVMFHSVARSVGGHAVGILLTGMGRDGADGLLAMRKAGAETLIQSGETCVVNGMPKAAFEIGAADRVVPLGQIGAAVAQLVGERPKLRTA
- a CDS encoding methyl-accepting chemotaxis protein, translated to MGSALGPFSRLTVSQPLIAAGSAGLAGGFMSYAAFAGAPALGAAGIAAVALIGGLAAWGAARPLAHAAAAAARLAEGAETPLPEAAGSGEGAELARALATIREQGQEAQRLRAALDQGRANVMVCDPEGRVVYVSKGLLRFFGEAQEDFRAAFPGCSAKDMLERVMERVRAEHRPLGTEPMRLTLGRRSLCLTLTAIAREDGRGLGTAVEWREVTGESALVAEIAALVEAAEAGDFSKRVKADGGPAALKAALGGLNRINVLIESALGQMEEAVTGLTDGDFGRRVGGPYQGSLGRLREALDGALDRLAETFETIRAGAGEMSQTAAEADAATADLAERTGRAAADLGEVATAAEAVAASIGLSSARSREAGVLAGETMSVAQQGQGVVTRAVDAIERIETTSVKISEIVGVIDEIAFQTNLLALNAAVEAARAGDAGKGFAVVASEVRSLAQRSAQAAKDIKGLIAASKGQVAEGVGFVRETGTALERILAAAGKVSATVSEIAAAAAEQAQAAAETGRGVAKIDKGTKQNAALAGRNAGAMAALAAQAVALEAAFAAFGGARMPRRPIAPVPAPPARIAPQPQFRRAAAGGRLGI
- a CDS encoding glutathione peroxidase — translated: MQPSRRQIVAGIAGAAAGFTAHRAAAQALTGAHAFGFDRPGGERLTLADYRGRPVLVVNTATRCGYAGQMATLEQLWQRYQGRGLMLVAVPSNDFGGQEPLDGDAIAEAARASHGATYAFVEKSVVRGPQAHPFYRWAAAERPGEAPRWNFHKYLVGRDGALIGGFPAATDPLSPQLVQAIGRELQAG
- a CDS encoding chemoreceptor glutamine deamidase CheD, which codes for MSVSRSSRRYFDPRFGATIITVAPGEHQIISAKDEIVATVLGSCISVCMRDPTTGIGGLNHFLLPKNNGSADASAGERYGDTAMEVLINGLIKRGVRRQNLEAKVFGGARVLSGATMLAIGDNNIAFVTDFLKREGIPIVSKDVGGTRSRRIHYQPSTGRVWVQQVQASARDSGREQEIAYLNRLKSQPVAGEVEIFS